In Lacibacter sp. H375, one DNA window encodes the following:
- a CDS encoding fibronectin type III domain-containing protein, which produces MKKSISNFSKLSDGNLESKTHSIISSMTGNANFPTPVPALAVLQTAADAYTAALVKAGAGNRADVADKNAKRETLLNLLRSLCTYVNLTANGDAAMLLTSGFDISKDPQPSVITKPEIVRLENGVASGSLLVSVKAVKGAYSYLHEYTTDATLAPDSWVSTMSTSAKTTLSNLQPGTVYYCRVGAIGTNNQLLYSDAASRMVV; this is translated from the coding sequence ATGAAAAAATCCATTTCTAATTTTTCGAAGTTATCAGATGGTAACCTCGAAAGCAAAACCCACAGCATCATCAGCAGTATGACTGGTAATGCAAATTTCCCCACTCCTGTTCCTGCACTTGCTGTTTTACAAACAGCTGCCGATGCTTATACTGCGGCATTGGTAAAAGCAGGTGCCGGTAACCGTGCAGATGTGGCTGATAAAAACGCCAAGCGTGAAACGTTGCTGAATTTGCTGCGCAGCCTTTGTACGTATGTAAACCTTACTGCAAATGGCGATGCAGCTATGTTACTTACATCGGGCTTCGATATCAGTAAAGACCCGCAGCCATCTGTAATTACGAAGCCGGAAATTGTGCGTCTTGAAAATGGCGTAGCCAGTGGCAGCTTGCTGGTGAGTGTAAAAGCAGTAAAGGGTGCATACTCTTACCTGCATGAGTACACAACTGATGCAACACTTGCTCCTGATAGCTGGGTGAGTACCATGAGCACAAGTGCAAAAACAACACTTAGCAACCTGCAACCCGGCACTGTTTATTACTGCCGTGTGGGTGCTATTGGCACCAACAACCAGTTATTGTACAGCGATGCTGCAAGCCGGATGGTGGTGTAA
- a CDS encoding tyrosine-type recombinase/integrase produces MNNISYHLITHRGKNRILLRFAANKLWNERIKKVPDARWSNTLKGWHIPDTEENRKKCGLAPATALSIQQQKVQTSSIRLSANNKTELLCCLEQLALKKYSSSTLQTYRNEFMQLLQLLGDRNVQDLTPEHLKRYMLYCAVKLQLSENTLHSRLNALKFYFEQVLKREKFFFDIPRSKKQLQLPKVLSETEIGRLFKAITNLKHKAIVFTAYSAGLRVSEVVNLKQKDIDSTRMTIYIEQAKGKKDRYVNLSPVLLDILRNYLKQQAPRPKVYLFEGQIQGTAYSTRSAQQIFIDAKKRANIPKHVTFHGLRHSFATHLLEKGVDIKYIKDILGHFDIRTTERYVHVARKQLVNIASPLDDLFEKGLL; encoded by the coding sequence ATGAACAACATCAGCTATCACCTGATAACCCACAGGGGTAAGAACAGAATACTTCTTCGCTTTGCAGCTAACAAACTTTGGAACGAGCGAATTAAAAAAGTACCCGATGCCCGCTGGAGTAATACTCTCAAAGGATGGCATATACCCGATACGGAAGAGAACCGTAAAAAATGCGGACTTGCACCTGCAACTGCATTAAGCATACAGCAACAGAAAGTACAAACATCTTCCATCCGGCTGTCAGCAAACAACAAAACAGAATTACTATGCTGCCTCGAGCAACTGGCATTAAAAAAATACAGCAGCAGTACATTACAAACCTACCGCAATGAATTTATGCAGTTACTGCAATTACTGGGTGACAGGAATGTACAGGACTTAACACCCGAACATTTGAAACGTTATATGTTGTATTGCGCTGTGAAGTTGCAGCTGAGTGAAAATACATTGCACAGCCGGTTGAATGCGTTGAAGTTTTATTTTGAACAGGTATTAAAGCGGGAAAAGTTTTTCTTTGACATCCCACGTTCAAAAAAACAATTACAACTACCCAAAGTATTGAGCGAAACAGAAATCGGACGGTTATTTAAAGCAATTACGAATCTGAAACACAAGGCCATTGTTTTTACAGCTTACAGTGCGGGGTTACGAGTAAGCGAAGTGGTAAACCTGAAGCAAAAAGATATTGATTCAACCAGGATGACCATTTATATTGAACAGGCAAAAGGAAAAAAAGACAGGTATGTGAATCTCAGCCCTGTGTTGCTGGATATACTCAGAAACTATTTAAAACAACAGGCACCCCGTCCGAAAGTTTATTTATTTGAAGGACAAATTCAAGGGACAGCTTACAGCACCAGAAGTGCTCAGCAAATATTCATTGACGCAAAAAAACGAGCCAATATACCAAAGCATGTAACGTTTCATGGTTTACGACACAGTTTTGCAACACATTTATTAGAGAAAGGAGTTGACATCAAATACATCAAGGATATTTTAGGGCATTTCGATATACGCACCACCGAGCGCTATGTGCATGTGGCAAGAAAGCAATTGGTAAATATTGCAAGCCCTCTTGATGATTTATTTGAAAAGGGGCTTTTATAG
- a CDS encoding alpha/beta fold hydrolase, translated as MAENNPPDNKDMKIVIGLISVSLLWTSCNTRTDKIEFGSNNGNVININGKNIYYEEYGQGTPLLLLSGGGINRSIRDFAKCIPILSKHYRVIAPDTPGQGRSDQTDSLSYDLLTDFMSQLIDSLKIDSGFVLGWSDGAIVSLLLANRRADKIKKVIAVGANNGVKGFVIPDEFPLDSVKPPSLEYWAKQNKEDIEWYNTLTPKKDWKKAVNNMNRMVYEKEYFPTNVYNGINIPVMIVLGDRDMISIEHGLEMYGLIKNSQYCVLPNTTHEVFAERPDIINQVAIDFFK; from the coding sequence ATGGCGGAGAATAATCCACCAGACAATAAAGACATGAAAATAGTAATCGGACTTATTTCAGTTTCGCTACTTTGGACAAGTTGCAACACCCGGACAGATAAGATTGAATTTGGTTCGAATAATGGCAACGTGATAAACATCAACGGGAAAAACATTTATTATGAAGAGTATGGACAGGGAACTCCTTTGCTATTACTTTCAGGCGGTGGGATTAATAGGAGCATAAGAGACTTTGCAAAATGTATCCCCATCCTTTCAAAACATTATAGAGTTATAGCGCCTGATACGCCAGGACAAGGCAGGTCTGATCAAACTGATAGTTTAAGCTACGACTTGTTAACGGATTTTATGTCACAATTAATCGACTCATTAAAGATTGACAGTGGCTTTGTCTTGGGGTGGAGTGATGGTGCCATTGTTAGTCTTCTTTTGGCTAATAGAAGGGCTGACAAGATTAAAAAGGTAATTGCAGTCGGGGCAAACAACGGTGTGAAAGGATTTGTCATCCCAGACGAATTTCCCCTTGACTCAGTTAAGCCTCCCTCGCTGGAATATTGGGCCAAACAAAATAAGGAAGACATTGAATGGTATAATACACTGACTCCAAAAAAGGATTGGAAAAAAGCGGTTAACAATATGAACAGGATGGTGTATGAAAAGGAGTATTTTCCGACAAATGTCTATAACGGTATAAACATTCCTGTCATGATTGTGCTTGGTGATAGAGATATGATTTCAATCGAACATGGATTGGAAATGTACGGCCTAATAAAGAATAGTCAATATTGTGTTTTACCAAATACAACACATGAAGTATTTGCTGAGAGGCCTGATATTATTAACCAGGTTGCAATTGATTTTTTCAAATGA
- a CDS encoding serine hydrolase domain-containing protein, protein MKPNFQNFRKRNRIFFFVTSCFLLFSCTNQNRNTTKQELEKYLQAEMKKQQIPGLSYAIVLDGEIIDSGALGLANIGLKVPATLNSKFNIGSIGKTFTATSIMLLQRDGKLSINDPVNKYFDSLPANWNTITIKHLLNHTSGIRDYCQDHPGYPLIGGATGEGLEERKKEISELQFIKLVTTDPLNFTPGERFAYSNSNYFLLGFIIQKVSGQSLSEFMNERLFTPAGMTETMRENVPVIVPDRATGYNLNDSNKLINGAYISNFYSSQGDMGIITTAKDLTKWIIALEGGKILDKESLRQMWTPCKLKSGFEPMDAYGSYSYGYSYGLGWELNCHNGYIEIGHGGDFMNGFSAKFVHFPEKKLTVVVLTNLQPWKISQPGVDVYKMAGFYVPELNAIDQFQTASTADSSLNSVVSNFYNTLKSEGEFDTSVVTLNFKERTNPNVEKLLTEHLSNNSPNIDVSCIKTELLEKRNLVRWGVPVKKINYYKIIEENQTPIYMAIYFSADNKIADISY, encoded by the coding sequence ATGAAACCAAACTTTCAAAACTTCAGAAAGCGAAATCGAATATTCTTTTTTGTTACAAGCTGCTTTTTGCTTTTTTCGTGTACTAACCAAAACCGAAACACCACCAAACAAGAATTAGAGAAGTATTTGCAAGCGGAAATGAAGAAGCAACAAATCCCAGGACTTTCCTATGCCATTGTTTTGGATGGTGAGATTATTGATAGCGGTGCCTTAGGATTAGCCAATATTGGACTTAAGGTTCCTGCAACTTTAAATTCAAAATTTAACATCGGTTCAATTGGAAAAACATTTACAGCAACTTCCATCATGCTCTTACAAAGAGATGGGAAGTTATCAATCAATGACCCGGTTAACAAATACTTTGATTCTTTACCTGCAAACTGGAATACCATCACAATCAAACATCTTCTAAACCATACATCTGGAATCAGGGATTATTGTCAGGATCATCCAGGTTATCCTCTTATTGGTGGAGCAACAGGTGAAGGGTTGGAAGAACGCAAAAAAGAGATTTCTGAACTTCAATTTATTAAACTAGTTACCACTGACCCCTTGAATTTTACTCCTGGAGAACGTTTTGCATATAGCAATTCCAATTACTTTCTTCTTGGTTTCATCATTCAAAAAGTAAGTGGTCAATCGTTATCTGAATTTATGAATGAGCGTCTCTTTACTCCAGCTGGAATGACAGAAACAATGCGTGAAAATGTTCCGGTAATTGTTCCAGACAGAGCCACCGGCTATAATTTGAATGATAGCAATAAGTTGATTAATGGTGCTTACATCAGCAACTTTTATTCTTCCCAGGGTGATATGGGCATTATTACAACGGCAAAAGATTTGACCAAATGGATCATTGCATTAGAGGGTGGAAAAATTTTGGACAAAGAATCTTTGCGTCAAATGTGGACTCCTTGTAAACTAAAGAGTGGTTTTGAACCAATGGACGCTTATGGCAGTTATAGTTATGGGTATAGTTATGGATTAGGTTGGGAATTAAACTGTCACAATGGATATATAGAAATAGGCCATGGGGGTGATTTCATGAATGGTTTTTCGGCAAAATTTGTACATTTTCCAGAGAAAAAACTGACGGTGGTTGTACTTACTAATTTACAGCCCTGGAAAATTTCGCAACCAGGAGTGGATGTTTACAAGATGGCAGGTTTTTATGTGCCCGAATTGAATGCAATTGACCAATTTCAAACAGCATCAACCGCAGACAGTAGCTTGAATAGTGTGGTGTCTAACTTCTACAATACATTGAAGAGTGAAGGAGAGTTTGATACTTCGGTAGTTACTTTAAATTTCAAGGAAAGAACAAATCCAAATGTTGAGAAATTACTCACTGAACATCTTTCAAATAACTCACCAAATATTGATGTGAGTTGTATAAAAACAGAGTTGCTGGAAAAAAGAAATCTTGTGAGATGGGGAGTGCCTGTAAAAAAAATAAACTACTATAAAATTATTGAAGAAAATCAAACACCAATATACATGGCAATCTATTTTTCAGCAGATAATAAGATAGCTGACATATCGTATTAG
- a CDS encoding PIG-L deacetylase family protein, translating into MKFLLALPILLCLIATIPGKKKSTNKNTILVIFPHSDDETAIAHVLARYAPGNKIQIIYTVNPPNDSIIPIRQKEGICSCEKIGIEKPIFLPNDRLDGRDGPREYFKRINALKTDLKKLIEQINPNIIITHGPEGESGHYEHRITGSIVTELILREGWYDKYPIYYFAEPTIKTNVEQLSGTGEVDGKYLNVAIKYSLEDENKSIESYKCHQSQLELIKDHIHIKLADTVNIAYFRKLHIDLQKRNDFFK; encoded by the coding sequence ATGAAGTTCTTATTAGCCTTACCAATCTTACTATGTTTAATTGCCACTATTCCAGGTAAAAAGAAATCCACAAATAAGAATACAATTCTTGTAATTTTCCCACATTCCGATGATGAAACAGCAATCGCTCATGTACTCGCCAGGTATGCCCCGGGCAACAAAATCCAAATAATATATACTGTCAATCCGCCAAATGACAGCATTATACCAATTAGGCAAAAAGAAGGGATATGTTCCTGCGAAAAGATTGGAATAGAAAAACCAATTTTTCTTCCAAACGATCGGCTTGATGGTCGTGATGGTCCTCGTGAGTACTTTAAAAGAATCAATGCATTAAAAACTGATCTAAAAAAACTAATTGAACAAATAAATCCGAATATTATCATTACCCATGGACCTGAAGGCGAATCCGGTCATTATGAACATCGCATAACTGGTTCGATAGTTACGGAACTTATTTTGCGGGAAGGTTGGTATGATAAATATCCGATTTATTATTTTGCAGAACCTACGATCAAAACCAATGTGGAACAGCTAAGCGGTACAGGTGAGGTAGACGGTAAATATTTGAATGTTGCCATTAAATATTCCCTTGAGGATGAAAATAAAAGTATCGAATCGTATAAGTGCCATCAAAGCCAGCTTGAACTAATAAAGGATCATATTCATATTAAATTAGCCGATACCGTCAATATTGCTTACTTCAGAAAACTTCACATTGATCTCCAGAAGAGAAATGATTTTTTTAAATAA
- a CDS encoding SH3 domain-containing protein produces the protein MALQDKYKELIDAATASGVTNLQIREQENVLYIDGEATGAVKQQMWDIYEKLDPDYSSGDLMLNINSVAGVTEGSKLKVTTSKTNLNIRSGPSTNDDTVGKAARHEVVTLVRKENDQWWYIKTDNGEEGYCFTQYLTPVA, from the coding sequence ATGGCATTACAAGATAAATACAAAGAATTGATCGATGCAGCAACAGCATCCGGTGTGACCAATTTACAAATACGTGAGCAAGAAAATGTGTTATACATAGATGGTGAAGCTACCGGTGCAGTTAAACAACAGATGTGGGATATTTATGAGAAACTCGATCCTGATTATTCATCAGGAGATCTCATGCTGAACATCAATAGTGTTGCCGGAGTTACAGAAGGTTCAAAACTTAAAGTAACAACCAGCAAAACCAATTTAAACATTCGCAGCGGCCCCAGTACCAATGATGATACTGTTGGCAAAGCTGCCCGGCACGAAGTGGTAACGTTGGTGCGTAAAGAAAATGATCAGTGGTGGTATATTAAAACGGATAATGGTGAAGAAGGCTATTGTTTTACGCAATATCTTACGCCTGTAGCATAA
- a CDS encoding BON domain-containing protein: MKRTIQRCFILLASVLVLGAVSCKKKLKDTDIQASIEAVLSADADMRSTMVTVQDGVATISGECKDEACKARCEDAVKKVEGVKSVVNNCTVAPAASVVPPVSDALSQAIADAVKDYPGVQTQLTDGVLTLTGEIEKANLQKLMMALNSLKSMGLKKIESAGLVKK; encoded by the coding sequence ATGAAAAGAACAATTCAACGATGTTTTATTTTGCTTGCATCAGTACTGGTGCTCGGAGCAGTGTCCTGTAAAAAGAAATTAAAAGACACCGATATACAGGCAAGTATCGAGGCCGTGCTTTCTGCAGATGCGGACATGAGGAGCACAATGGTAACCGTACAAGATGGCGTTGCCACAATTAGCGGCGAATGCAAAGACGAAGCCTGCAAAGCAAGATGCGAAGATGCCGTAAAAAAAGTAGAAGGTGTAAAATCGGTAGTAAACAATTGCACCGTTGCTCCAGCTGCGTCAGTTGTGCCGCCTGTTAGCGATGCACTCTCGCAGGCTATTGCAGATGCGGTAAAAGATTATCCGGGTGTACAAACGCAATTAACAGATGGCGTGCTTACACTCACCGGCGAAATTGAAAAAGCCAATCTGCAAAAACTGATGATGGCATTAAATTCATTAAAATCAATGGGGCTCAAAAAAATTGAATCCGCAGGATTAGTAAAAAAATAA
- a CDS encoding OmpA family protein, with translation MKPNCLLTALALMCIISLHAQDQQLKKPELISYNISFSDYRLPQLISDSTASKAFNQGDWYKPGNKSFGVGLSYWRGLTNKLDASGTITGTFSNFPANFVKDDSIGQAKFSTQLNALLHLRAFKDKAPVNPFLTAGLGVGYFPGKFAAYAPLGVGLQFRFKAGSYFFMQAQWRKKLTNGINNDYLHYSFSFAQDNPFERKKKVEEIPVVIPVEPVLPPDADADGFADANDKCPDVKGTLNGCPDTDGDGVTDKDDQCPNDKGALNGCPDSDNDGVADKDDKCKDVAGLARYNGCLIPDTDGDGVNDEEDKCPNEAGVTANAGCPEIKQEIKQKIDFAAKNILFQFASDVILKSSFASLNEVVKVLQDNPSLKLNIDAHADNVGTPERNMHWSERRAKAVADYFISKGIAAERITYKGYGDTKPIADNKTAKGRALNRRVEMRVDY, from the coding sequence ATGAAACCAAACTGCTTACTAACCGCTCTTGCACTGATGTGCATCATCAGCCTGCATGCCCAGGATCAGCAACTGAAAAAACCCGAACTCATTTCGTACAACATCAGTTTTTCTGATTATCGTCTTCCTCAACTCATCAGTGATTCAACAGCCAGTAAAGCTTTCAACCAGGGCGATTGGTACAAACCAGGAAACAAATCGTTTGGCGTTGGCTTAAGTTACTGGCGTGGACTTACAAACAAGTTAGATGCGTCCGGCACTATCACAGGAACGTTCTCTAACTTCCCTGCCAACTTTGTAAAAGATGATTCGATAGGCCAGGCGAAATTCAGCACACAACTCAACGCTTTACTGCACTTAAGAGCGTTTAAGGACAAGGCTCCGGTAAATCCTTTTTTAACAGCTGGCTTAGGCGTTGGCTACTTTCCGGGCAAATTCGCCGCTTATGCTCCATTAGGAGTTGGCTTGCAATTCCGTTTTAAAGCAGGCTCTTACTTTTTTATGCAGGCACAGTGGCGTAAGAAATTAACCAATGGTATTAATAACGATTACCTGCACTATAGTTTCAGTTTTGCACAAGACAATCCATTTGAAAGGAAGAAAAAAGTGGAAGAAATTCCTGTGGTAATTCCGGTTGAACCTGTATTACCTCCGGATGCTGATGCTGATGGCTTTGCAGATGCAAATGATAAATGCCCGGATGTGAAAGGAACGCTTAACGGCTGTCCTGACACCGATGGTGATGGTGTTACAGATAAAGATGACCAGTGTCCTAATGATAAAGGCGCATTAAATGGATGCCCCGACAGCGATAATGATGGTGTAGCCGATAAAGATGATAAGTGTAAAGATGTGGCGGGACTTGCCCGTTACAACGGATGCCTGATTCCTGATACCGATGGCGACGGAGTAAATGATGAAGAAGATAAATGTCCAAATGAAGCAGGTGTAACCGCAAATGCCGGATGCCCGGAAATTAAACAGGAGATCAAACAGAAAATAGATTTCGCTGCCAAGAATATTCTGTTCCAGTTTGCAAGCGATGTTATTTTGAAATCATCATTTGCTTCTTTAAACGAAGTGGTGAAGGTATTACAGGACAACCCATCATTAAAACTGAACATTGATGCGCATGCAGATAACGTGGGCACGCCTGAACGCAACATGCATTGGAGCGAACGCAGAGCCAAAGCTGTTGCAGATTACTTCATTTCCAAAGGCATAGCTGCAGAACGTATTACGTATAAAGGTTATGGCGATACTAAACCAATTGCAGATAATAAAACAGCAAAAGGAAGAGCGCTCAACAGAAGAGTGGAAATGAGAGTAGATTATTAA
- a CDS encoding elongation factor G — MADFDTSHVKNIVLLGHAGTGKTTLAECMLYEAGIINRRGTVAERNTVADYHELEQERGNSVFSKLLHSKWRGYKINIIDTPGYDDFVGEVISALRVADTGVMLLNASRGVEVGTDIIWDYTEQFKTPMIFAVNKLDEETADFDKTVAEAKAHFGSNITVVQYPRQQGAGFHEIIDVLRMTMYKFKDAGGKPEKLPIPDDEKERADNLHKELIEAVAGNDETLMEKYFDKGELDEDEIKAGMKKAMVNHDLFPLFCLSAERNMGSGRLMGFIDNVCPSANEMPPQKTKAGSTLSCDENGPGCIFVYKTVSEPHVGELSFFKVYSGTIKSGMELVNETTGVAEKMNQLFVVEGNKRTQVNELTAGDIGATLKLRNTHVNNTLHEKGKDIELLPIEFPASNLTMAIESVKKGEEEKLATALHDLRHEDPTFKVEVSQELRQTLIHCQGDMHLAVAKWKIEHQHKLEVKFTRPRIPYRETIRRSADSMYRHKKQSGGNGQFGEVHLRIEPWYEGMPEPADLNVRGREVHDLPWGGKLVYYNCIVGGAIDVRFLPSILKGVMEKMNEGPLTGSYVRDVRVCVFDGKMHPVDSNDISFKIAGLQAFRQAFQQADPQILEPMYHVEVLCPEDLTGAVIGDLQTRRAMVEGMDTESHFTKVIAKVPLAEMQDYSSNLRSFTQGRAKFRMHFLDYEPLPFEVQRKLADDYSKVAKEEMMA; from the coding sequence ATGGCAGACTTTGATACCTCACACGTAAAAAACATTGTCTTGCTGGGCCATGCTGGCACCGGTAAGACAACATTAGCGGAATGCATGTTATACGAAGCAGGCATTATTAACCGCAGAGGCACAGTTGCAGAACGTAATACTGTTGCCGATTATCATGAGCTGGAACAGGAAAGAGGCAACTCCGTTTTTTCAAAACTTTTACACAGCAAATGGCGTGGCTATAAGATCAATATTATTGATACGCCGGGTTATGATGATTTTGTTGGAGAAGTGATCAGTGCATTACGTGTAGCCGATACCGGTGTAATGTTGCTGAATGCTTCCCGTGGTGTGGAAGTTGGTACAGATATTATCTGGGATTACACAGAGCAGTTTAAAACACCCATGATCTTTGCGGTGAATAAACTCGATGAAGAAACGGCTGATTTTGATAAAACGGTTGCTGAAGCCAAAGCACATTTTGGCAGCAACATTACAGTGGTGCAATACCCACGACAACAGGGCGCAGGTTTTCATGAAATTATTGATGTGCTGCGCATGACGATGTATAAATTTAAAGATGCAGGAGGCAAACCGGAAAAATTACCTATTCCGGATGATGAAAAAGAGAGAGCCGATAATTTACACAAAGAATTAATTGAAGCAGTTGCAGGTAATGATGAAACGTTAATGGAAAAATATTTCGATAAAGGAGAGTTGGATGAAGATGAGATAAAAGCAGGAATGAAAAAAGCAATGGTCAATCATGATTTGTTTCCGTTATTCTGTTTATCTGCAGAACGCAACATGGGTAGCGGCAGGTTGATGGGTTTCATTGATAATGTATGCCCAAGTGCCAATGAAATGCCTCCACAAAAAACAAAGGCAGGATCAACATTGTCCTGCGATGAGAATGGTCCGGGCTGCATTTTTGTTTACAAAACAGTGAGTGAGCCGCATGTGGGCGAACTTTCTTTCTTTAAAGTTTACAGTGGTACTATTAAATCAGGAATGGAACTGGTGAATGAAACAACCGGTGTTGCGGAAAAGATGAACCAGTTATTTGTAGTGGAAGGAAATAAACGCACACAGGTAAATGAACTCACTGCAGGTGATATTGGTGCAACGTTGAAGCTTAGGAACACGCATGTAAACAATACGCTGCATGAAAAAGGAAAAGATATTGAGTTACTTCCCATTGAGTTTCCGGCATCAAACCTTACAATGGCTATTGAAAGTGTAAAGAAAGGTGAAGAAGAAAAACTGGCAACAGCTTTACACGATCTCCGTCATGAAGACCCCACGTTTAAAGTGGAAGTATCTCAAGAGTTAAGACAAACATTGATCCATTGCCAGGGCGATATGCATTTAGCTGTTGCCAAATGGAAAATTGAACATCAACATAAACTTGAAGTGAAATTTACTCGGCCACGTATTCCATACCGTGAAACAATACGCCGAAGTGCCGATAGTATGTACCGTCATAAAAAACAAAGTGGTGGTAACGGACAGTTTGGCGAAGTGCATTTACGTATTGAACCTTGGTATGAAGGAATGCCTGAACCTGCAGACCTTAATGTTCGTGGCAGGGAAGTGCATGATTTACCATGGGGTGGCAAATTGGTTTATTACAATTGTATTGTTGGTGGCGCTATCGATGTACGTTTCTTGCCATCGATCTTAAAAGGTGTGATGGAAAAAATGAACGAAGGACCGCTTACCGGCTCTTATGTGCGTGATGTCAGGGTATGTGTGTTTGATGGAAAGATGCATCCTGTTGATAGTAACGATATTTCGTTTAAGATCGCCGGTTTGCAGGCATTCCGCCAGGCATTTCAACAAGCCGATCCGCAGATACTTGAACCAATGTATCATGTAGAAGTTCTTTGTCCTGAAGATCTCACTGGTGCTGTTATTGGTGATCTGCAAACTCGCCGTGCAATGGTGGAAGGCATGGATACAGAAAGTCATTTTACAAAAGTGATCGCTAAAGTTCCATTGGCTGAAATGCAGGATTACAGTAGTAACCTGCGTTCGTTTACACAGGGCCGAGCAAAATTCCGTATGCACTTTCTCGATTATGAGCCATTGCCGTTTGAAGTACAACGCAAATTGGCTGATGATTACAGCAAAGTAGCGAAAGAAGAGATGATGGCTTAA
- a CDS encoding YciE/YciF ferroxidase family protein: MQKKTDSDKNKKAVANGKTPNKGMQSSQLMKLFENELKDIFWAEKALTAAIPKMIKKATSDELVAALEKHLEETHEQIKLVEEVFKSINMKPVGKKCEAMAGLMKEAEAIIDECEPGAMCDAGIIAGAQKIEHYEIASYGTMRQFAETLALPEAAKLLEQILEQEKEADVKLTEVAVSAVNVEAAELEDVDAK, translated from the coding sequence ATGCAAAAGAAAACTGACAGCGATAAGAACAAGAAGGCCGTTGCAAACGGAAAAACACCAAACAAAGGCATGCAATCATCACAACTGATGAAGCTATTTGAAAACGAGTTGAAAGATATCTTTTGGGCTGAAAAAGCACTTACAGCGGCAATTCCAAAAATGATCAAAAAAGCAACATCAGATGAATTGGTTGCGGCACTGGAAAAACATCTTGAAGAAACGCATGAGCAAATAAAACTGGTAGAAGAAGTCTTCAAATCAATTAACATGAAGCCTGTAGGAAAGAAATGTGAGGCAATGGCGGGATTAATGAAAGAAGCCGAAGCGATAATTGATGAATGCGAACCTGGTGCCATGTGCGACGCTGGCATTATAGCCGGTGCTCAAAAAATTGAGCATTATGAAATTGCATCTTATGGTACAATGCGGCAGTTTGCAGAAACACTTGCCTTGCCAGAAGCCGCTAAACTATTAGAGCAAATACTTGAGCAGGAAAAAGAAGCCGACGTGAAATTAACAGAGGTTGCAGTGAGTGCTGTAAATGTGGAAGCCGCCGAACTGGAAGATGTTGATGCAAAATAA
- a CDS encoding DUF4382 domain-containing protein, which yields MKKTMVICSLLLISAVLLFSACKKSKNSTELKINLTDAPYDAQQVNVDIKEVNVNFNGDSTGWIKLETVAGIYDLLKLQNGVDTFLAVGTVPTGTLKELRLVLGTQNTIMIDSVIYPLSTPSSQQSGLKIKMNRNLAVGLDSLLIDFDATLSIKMDGNGNYILQPVLKLK from the coding sequence ATGAAAAAAACAATGGTCATTTGTTCTTTATTATTAATTTCTGCAGTGTTGTTATTTTCTGCCTGTAAGAAAAGTAAAAACAGTACTGAATTAAAAATCAATCTTACGGATGCGCCGTATGATGCACAACAGGTAAATGTAGATATAAAAGAAGTGAATGTAAATTTCAACGGTGATTCAACGGGCTGGATTAAACTGGAAACTGTAGCAGGTATTTATGATCTGTTGAAATTGCAAAATGGTGTTGATACATTTCTTGCCGTAGGAACTGTACCAACTGGCACTCTTAAGGAATTACGTTTGGTATTGGGTACACAAAACACAATTATGATTGACAGTGTTATTTATCCGCTAAGTACACCAAGTAGCCAGCAAAGTGGATTAAAAATAAAAATGAATCGAAATCTTGCAGTTGGTCTTGATTCCCTGCTTATTGATTTTGATGCCACACTTTCCATTAAGATGGATGGAAATGGGAATTATATTCTACAACCCGTGTTAAAACTAAAATAG